A region of Fibrobacter succinogenes subsp. succinogenes S85 DNA encodes the following proteins:
- a CDS encoding histidine-type phosphatase: MKKLDFAKGIFVLATGFFLTATVNAQVSDEELAKHPEFTSSGYLVYPEPVNIKYTKAPAGYKPFYISHYGRHGSRYHHSAEEYTYLFETLAKADSAQKLTELGKQALVYTKVLVDKAAPRKGDLTQVGVKQHEGIANRMSKNFGDVFKDWNIGGKKITPYVRSYASTSGRCIVSMAAFIGELRSLNPKIHSELISGKSYMKFISAFDWGKLDYSKVKTYTDESDKLWKNVNPQQFLEKLFNDYKYVMNNVDTNGFYNHFFEIATSLQGMDKPLLDEIAQAAKVPADTFVNLFTTEEKIARWKAQNAWWYSLEGTSPLINRPDGLNFAKPTLQNILEEADEAIAVDTTINARAVQTPIAATLRFGHDATLLPLSALMQLPIANAKVSDLSKLHEQWNDFRIIPMAANLQMVFYKAKNKPILVKILYNEIEQTLPIECKAADKVQCPAAPYYRWDDVRNFYSALLKN; the protein is encoded by the coding sequence ATGAAAAAGTTGGATTTTGCCAAGGGCATTTTTGTACTCGCAACGGGATTTTTCCTCACTGCAACCGTGAACGCGCAAGTTAGCGACGAAGAACTTGCAAAGCACCCCGAATTTACTTCTAGCGGCTATTTAGTGTACCCGGAACCCGTAAATATTAAATATACCAAGGCACCTGCCGGCTACAAGCCGTTCTATATCAGCCATTACGGGCGTCACGGTAGCCGCTACCACCACAGCGCCGAAGAGTACACCTACCTTTTTGAAACGCTCGCCAAGGCAGATTCCGCCCAGAAACTCACCGAACTCGGCAAACAGGCACTCGTCTACACAAAAGTCCTCGTAGACAAGGCGGCCCCCCGCAAAGGAGACCTCACGCAAGTGGGCGTCAAGCAGCACGAAGGGATTGCAAACCGCATGTCCAAGAATTTTGGGGATGTTTTCAAGGACTGGAATATCGGCGGGAAAAAGATCACACCGTATGTCAGGTCGTATGCGAGCACGAGCGGCCGCTGCATCGTGAGCATGGCCGCATTCATCGGAGAACTCCGTTCGCTGAATCCGAAAATCCATTCCGAACTCATCTCCGGCAAAAGCTACATGAAGTTCATCAGCGCCTTTGACTGGGGCAAGCTCGACTATTCCAAAGTTAAGACCTACACGGACGAAAGCGACAAGCTCTGGAAAAACGTCAATCCGCAACAGTTCCTGGAAAAGCTATTCAATGACTACAAATACGTGATGAATAACGTGGACACCAACGGATTCTACAACCATTTTTTTGAAATTGCGACATCGCTCCAAGGGATGGACAAACCGCTCCTTGACGAAATCGCCCAAGCCGCCAAAGTACCCGCCGACACCTTTGTAAACTTGTTCACAACGGAAGAAAAAATTGCACGCTGGAAAGCGCAAAACGCCTGGTGGTACAGCCTTGAAGGTACAAGCCCGCTCATTAACCGCCCCGATGGCCTCAATTTTGCAAAGCCCACGCTCCAGAATATTTTAGAAGAAGCCGACGAAGCGATTGCCGTTGATACAACGATAAATGCTCGCGCCGTCCAAACGCCAATTGCAGCCACGCTCCGCTTTGGCCACGACGCCACACTCCTCCCGTTATCTGCACTCATGCAGTTGCCCATCGCAAATGCCAAGGTTTCAGACCTCTCAAAATTGCACGAACAGTGGAACGACTTTAGAATCATCCCGATGGCGGCAAACTTGCAGATGGTATTTTACAAGGCAAAAAACAAGCCCATCCTCGTCAAAATTTTGTACAATGAAATTGAACAGACGTTACCCATCGAATGCAAGGCTGCGGACAAAGTACAATGCCCCGCCGCCCCGTACTACCGCTGGGATGATGTCCGCAACTTCTATAGCGCCCTTCTCAAGAACTAA
- a CDS encoding tetratricopeptide repeat protein, with protein sequence MKKSIALILALVATLFAAPNATSKASSKASKAEAVKKLVDQGVQFHEQGQYDEALAKYKEAEKKDPKNALVKYEMAFTYHAKRDLDKSLSYAKAATKLKAEGIEENLYSLLGTVYDDKGMPDSALAVYREAFAKLPNSFNIPYNASITYMRMNNADSAYAWIKRSINNSRVHEGSHYYMGFLASQMGKWPQFYAYTMYSTFISKKAEIIRDNLSRLYGRTKSFVLVKDKKVEMNTPKIKQADSDSTVNNEFLLAIQTILITDTLGKRKLYDQDSTSAQQMEFLIHILEKAIKLVAFTDEINDPIQRFYQGLIRESLVEAFIYSLCEPIDRPTFAQWLIKNRTEQARLYQWFNKEWLML encoded by the coding sequence ATGAAAAAATCCATTGCTCTCATTTTAGCTCTCGTCGCCACGCTTTTTGCTGCGCCAAATGCAACCTCTAAGGCATCGTCAAAAGCTTCCAAAGCCGAAGCCGTCAAAAAGCTCGTTGACCAAGGCGTGCAATTTCACGAACAAGGTCAGTATGACGAAGCTCTCGCCAAGTACAAGGAAGCCGAAAAGAAGGACCCAAAAAACGCACTCGTCAAATACGAGATGGCTTTCACATACCATGCCAAACGCGATCTGGACAAATCGCTCTCTTACGCCAAAGCCGCAACAAAGCTCAAAGCCGAGGGCATCGAAGAAAATCTCTACAGCCTGCTCGGTACCGTTTACGATGACAAGGGCATGCCGGATTCCGCACTCGCCGTCTATCGTGAAGCGTTCGCCAAATTACCGAATTCGTTCAACATCCCGTATAACGCAAGCATCACGTACATGCGTATGAACAACGCAGACAGCGCCTACGCCTGGATCAAGCGGAGCATCAACAACTCACGCGTCCATGAAGGCAGCCATTATTACATGGGATTCTTGGCAAGCCAAATGGGTAAGTGGCCACAATTCTACGCGTACACCATGTACTCCACATTCATCAGCAAAAAAGCCGAAATCATCCGCGACAACCTTTCGAGACTTTATGGCCGTACAAAATCATTCGTTCTCGTAAAAGACAAAAAAGTCGAGATGAACACGCCCAAAATCAAGCAGGCAGACAGCGATTCCACCGTCAACAACGAATTTCTGCTCGCCATCCAGACCATACTTATCACGGACACGCTCGGCAAGCGCAAGCTCTACGACCAGGATTCCACCTCCGCACAGCAAATGGAATTCCTGATCCACATCCTTGAAAAAGCGATTAAGCTCGTCGCCTTCACCGATGAAATCAACGACCCAATCCAGAGATTTTATCAAGGACTCATCCGCGAAAGCCTAGTGGAAGCGTTTATCTATTCCCTTTGCGAACCGATTGACCGCCCGACATTTGCACAGTGGCTCATTAAGAACCGCACCGAACAGGCGCGACTTTACCAGTGGTTCAACAAAGAATGGCTGATGCTGTAA